The Sulfuricaulis sp. region CCCAAATTACTCCGGACCAACCTCGATGAAGTGGCGCGCCAGCTTGGACGCCGCGGTTACCGGCTGGACACGCAGGCACTGGCCGTGCTCGAAGAAAAACGCAAGAAGGCGCAGGTGATCGCCCAGCAATTCCAGAATGAGCGCAACACAAAATCCAAAGCGATTGGCGTGGCAAAATTGAAAGGGGAGAACAGTTCACGCCTGATGCAGGAGGTAGCGGACATTGGCGCGGCACTCACGCAATCGGAGACTGAGCTCGAACAGATCCAGAATGACATCAACGAAATAGTGCTCGGTATACCCAACATACCCCATGCCAGCGTGCCGGACGGAAAGGATGAGAACGATAACAAGGAGATCCGGCGTTGGGGCGAGCCGCGCCAATTTGGCTTCACGCCAAGAGATCACGTCGATCTGGGCGCGGCGCTGGGCATGATGGATTTCGACGTGGCAACCAAGATCACCGGCACTCGTTTTGTCGTCATGAGCGGTGCTTTGGCGCGCCTGCACCGTGCGCTCATTCAGTTCATGCTCGACCTGCACACGCGCGAGCACGGCTATACCGAGACCTACGTACCCTACCTGGTGAATGCCAACAGCCTGCGTGGTACCGGCCAGCTACCGAAGTTCGAGCAGGATCTGTTTGCCCTGAACGGCGAGCAACGTTATTACCTGATTCCCACAGCGGAAGTGCCCGTGACCAATATTGTCCGCGATGTAATTGTCGAAGCGGGTCACATGCCCAGGAAATATGTTTGTCATACGCCGTGTTTTCGCAGTGAGGCAGGTTCATACGGGAAGGATACGCGCGGGATGATTCGCCAGCATCAGTTCGAAAAGGTGGAACTGGTACAGGTGGTGCGTCCGCAGGATTCCTATCAGGCGCTGGAAGACCTGACGAACCATGCTGAAACTGTTCTGCAACGTCTTGAGCTGCCGTATCGGACAGTGGCATTGTGCACTGGTGACATGGGTTTCTCGGCCGCCAAAACCTACGATATCGAAGTGTGGTTGCCGGGTCAGAAAAAATACCGCGAGATATCCTCGTGCAGCAACTTCGAGGATTTTCAGGCACGACGCATGCAGGCGCGCTGGCGCAATCCGCAGACCGGCAAGCCAGAACTGGTGCATACGCTCAATGGCTCCGCACTCGCGGTTGGGCGCACATTGGTGGCGATTTTGGAGAATTATCAAGATGATAAGGGCGCGATAAGGGTCCCAAGCGTCTTGCGTCCTTATATGGGTGCTATGGATAAAATCGAGACCGCTCAATGACGTCGTTTATCTGATGATATAATCAGCGGCAAAATTGGGGGAGAGTCTCTGTTCAGGAGACATAATAAAAGTGGTGCCGGATTCCAAACGAACAATAACCCGACTTAGGGCGCTCATTGTCCTTTCATTCATCGTCTATGCGCCTTATTACCTGATATGGCGTTTGGGCACGTTTAACCCGTCAGCCCCGTTTTTTTCATGGCTAATCTGGGGTGCTGAGGTATTCGGTTACCTGACAGCGGTCTTGCATGTTTTTATGGTCAGCCGTCTGACCTCGCCTGAGGCCACCCCCCCGCCGAAGGGCCTGACAGTCGATGTGTTCATCCCCACGTATAACGAGAGCGCCAACCTGCTGCGGCATACGCTGTTGGCCGCTACACGCATGGAATATCCGCATGAAACCTGGTTGCTGGATGACGGCAACCGTCCCGAGATGGCGGCCCTGGCCAAGGAACTGGGGTGTCGTTATCTGACGCGGACTGAAAATATCAATGCCAAGGCAGGTAATTTGAATAATGCGTTGACTCAGAGTCGGGCTGATTTCGTAGCGGTATTTGACGCCGACCATGTACCACACAAAGATTTTCTCAATAAGACATTAGGTTTCTTTCGCGACGAAAAGGTGTCGTTCGTTCAGACGCCGCAGGATTTCTACAACCTCGATTCGTACCAGCACCGACGTCACCGGCGGCTGAGTTATGTCTGGACAGAACAATCCCTGTTTTTCCGCGTGATACAGCGCGGGAAGGACTATTGGAACGCCGCTTACTTTTGTGGCAGCTGTGCCGTGCTGCGGCGCAGCGCCCTGGAAAGCATCGGTGGTTTTGCCACCGGTACCGTGACGGAGGATTTGCATACTTCCATTCGCCTCCACAAGAAAGGATACAAGGCGACCTATTACCCGGAGAGTCTGGCATTCGGACTGGCGCCGGATTCCGTACGCGCTTTTTTGTTGCAGAGACGACGGTGGGGGCAGGGCGCCATGCAGGTTTGGCGCAAGGAAGGTATTTTGTTTGCGCGTGGACTTACATTGCCACAGCGTCTGAATTATCTGGCGTCGGTATTAACCTATTTCGACGGCTGGCAAAAAGCCATATTTTACGCGGCGCCGGCGGTGGTGCTGATGACGGGGGTAATGCCGATCAGTGCGCTCGGAACAGATTTCTTGCTGCATTTCATCCCCTTTTATATCTTGTGTTTTTGGGCCTATGAAGAAGCGGGACGCGGTTATGGCGGCACTCTCCTGACAGAGCAATATAATATGGCGCGCTTTGCCACGTTTGCGCTGGCGACCATCAGTGGTTTTGGGCGACACCTGAAGTTCACCGTGACACAAAAAGTCAGTCTGGAGCAGGATAAGGCCCGCACCGTTATTCCGCAGCTATTCGTGTTGATGCTCAGTATCGCTGCGATAATCATCGGGGCAGTCTTGTGGTCGTCGCAGCAGTATCTGACTCCCGGAGCGTTTTGGGGCAATGTTATCTGGGCGAGCATTAACCTCGGGTTGGCCGGGTCGGTAGTACGCTTCACGTTGTTGCGCAAACACCGGAGACGTGAATATCGATTCCCGATCCCTTTGCCGGCCTTCATTGGCAAGACAGAAGAAGACAGAGTGCTCGGTCTGGTCGAGGATATTTCGGCTGCCGGGTGCCGTTTCATATCTGAAAATCCGGTTACCACGAGTCGCAATGTGAACGGCGAAATCTTTCTGCCCAGCGGGCGGATGACGTTCACGGCCAGCATCAGCCGTCACGAAGCGCCAGTGTCGCCGGCCCCGGACCGTCATGGTAAATCACCTGAATTCGAGAAACGTATATCGCGACAAAAACTTGAATATGGCCTGGCATTCCAGTGGAAATCAGCCAACGACGCTGTTCAATTGGAGAATTTTCTCTACGGATCGGATTTGCAATGGCGGATTCTTGATTTGCAAGAAGGCATAACGACCCCGGTTGACTGGGTCGCCGGTCTGTTTACAACTGCAAAAATGGAAAAAGTTTCCGGAATCTCGACAGGCGAGTGGCTCCCGGTAATTTATCACCAAGCCAGCAAGGGCGGCGTGCAAGACAAATTTGCCGTGCTGTCCAGAACAGACAGGACGCAGCATACTGCCAGAATGATCATGTTCGAGCCTGTCCCGAGAGGTTCACGACTCGAATTTTACATTTTTGGCCAGATGCCTCGGGATCACGTGCAGGGAAAAATTACAGAAGTGAACAAATTACAGGCGACAACCGCGGATGTCTATATTTCCCATGTCATGCTGGATTCCAGGTGATTTAATGAAGCGCCATGACTGTAAATATTTATTTGTGCCACAAACGGTATCATCGATGCCGTTTGTTGTTGCCATATTGGTATCGATTAGTTTGCCATGGTCTAATCAAACCCATGCAAGGGAGTGGCTCGGACTAACCGGGCTGGAGTTGGCGGAACAGAGCAATACCTATGCCTTCGCCGGCGTTGTCGCGCCGCTTGATTCAAACACTGCCCTCGGTCAGGGATGGGTGCAGCGTTACTGGCTCGATTGGGTGAAATACCGTTTCGATTCGGGAGGCGAGGAAGTGCGGGCACGGGCACCTGGTTTTTCGGCCTCGCTGGGTTATCAGCAGAGCAATTCCACAGGTTTCTGGGCTGCTTATGCTGGTGCCGGTTATCGAGACACTACCCTGACGCCCGACAGACCCGCTGTAGAAGTGCGTGGCAGCCATAGTTCTTTGCAATTGCTCGCTGAGCTGGACAGTCGCTTTGCCAAAGACTGGCGTTTTGCCGGAGCGGTCCAATATTCTGCCGGGCCGGACAGTTACTGGTCACGTGCCAAGTTTTTGAATAAATTATCAACTGTCTCTTTTTGGCACGGTATAGAGTTCGTTTTCCAGGGCGACCCAGACTATAAAGCCTACAAGATTGGATTAGTCCTCGATGAATTGCCTGTGGGTAATGGTGTTACTGCCAATTTTAAAGTTGGGGTCAATAAAACAAAGGGTCTCAATACTATCGGCTATGTCGGGATAGAGTTTGTAGGTATTTTTGGAAATAAATAAAAAGCTCAAATCGTTATATCTCTAATGGCTGCCGTGACCAATATCTGCCCCAGTCTTATCGCTGGAATAATTTGTACTTGCTCGATCTTTTCCGTGGCTTGGCAGGATGTGCAGCGCTCTAGCATGTGTGTCTGTTTCTAAGCTATTCTCCTCTCTCCGGAGGGGTGGGTGAGGCGGGAATTCGCGAGAGTCCAGTGGACTCTCGCGCCGCCGAACGCGAGGCAGGAGCCGAGCTGGGGGGCGCGACAGGGACGTTACCCTGTAGGTGGATGAATGAGCCCCACCGATGTAAAGCTCACAATTCAATCTACAGTTAAATAATTGGAGGGGTGGCCGAGCGGTTTAAGGCACCGGTCTTGACGAGGATCGTCGGGAGCGATCCCGGACAGCGGAGCGCAGCGACGCTGGCCCCGAAGGGGCGCCGGACAAGGATGTCCGGCGCAAAACCGGCAGTTCAATTTTTACAGTTAACAATTGGAGAGGTGGCCGAGTGGTTTAAGGCGGCGGTCTTGAAAACCGTTGACGGGTAACCGTCCGGGGGTTCGAATCCCTCCCTCTCCGCCAATTAATCTAGGCAATTACAACATTGGCAGAACATATTTTCCCACGAAATAGGAAACTCGAAAAATATCTACAAACCTGACGACCGGTATAAAGGAAGCATGCGTATTGAGACAAGGGGGCCGAAAGAAGGTGTATGCAATATCTGTGGTACTTACGGTCCACTTACCGAGGATCACACCCCGCCGAAGGGCAGTATCCGTGTCTCGCAGGTTGAGATGCGACATATCACAGGCTTGCTCAGCACAGGGAAAGCGGACCGAGAGTTTCGCCTGTCACAGAATGGAGTCAAATACCGGACCCTCTGCGCACGGTGTAATAACACCTTATTGGGCGCGAATTACGATCCAGCCTTTATTGATTTCACTTCCCAGATCGGCGCATTTTTAAAAAGTAGCCTTGCGCTTCCGCCGACCATGAACGTGAAAGCTAAGCCGCAGAAAATCATGCGTTCCGTGCTCGGTCATATTTCGGCTCAGGGTGTGGATCGTTACAAGAAGGGGCCAAATACTGAACCATTGCGGGATTACATCCTTGACCCGTCTGCGCCATTACCTGCCGCAATTAACATTTATTATTGGATTTACCCATTTCAAAGACAGGTGCTAGTTCGTGACTGCGCGCTGTCTGATCTTAAGGTGGGTCAGCCGGTTGTGATTTGGCTCATGAAATTTTTCCCTGTCACTTTTATGGTCACATGGAACGAACCAGCTGGTTACGCTTTTCGCGTTCCCATCTTATCAACACACAGGACGCTCGGGATTAATGGCGAGGTTGAATTGCCGATCCCCCTGAGGCCGATAGTACATGAGTTTTGGCCCCAAGCGCCGACTCAGTATTCCTTTCTGCTTTATGGCCAGGAAGCCATCTGGGCTATTGGCAGACCAGCATAAGGTGCGTTCTGCATTTTCTACCACTTTACGGATATCCGTAACGGGATAGAACTCTACGCAGCGTGTCAGAGAATCCGGGGTATAATTCACGCATGGATTTTTTCCCAATTTTCCTCAATCTCAGGAAACGTCCCTGTGTCGTCATCGGGGGTGGAGAGGTAGCGTCACGTAAAATATTCCTGTTACTGGATGCCGGGGCGCTGGTCACCGTATTTTCCCCGGCTCTCGGTGAGACAATTCGCAAATGGTCGGATGAGGGAAAGATCAAGCATGTTGCACAGGAATTCCACCCAGAGATGCTGGAGGGGTGCGTGCTCGTGATTGCGGCAACAGACGACGCCTCGGTCAACCGCCAGGTTTCCGAGGCCGCCAAGGCGCGCGGTATCCCGGTGAATGTCGTGGATCAACCGGATCTGTGTACGTTCATCATGCCATCCATCATTGACCGATCGCCTATTACCATAGCGGTTTCCACCGGAGGACGTTCTCCTGTTTTGGCGCGCCTGATCCGCGCGCGCCTGGAATCGATGATCCCCGCCGGTTACGGCAGACTGGCCGGGCAGGTGACCACATTTCGTGAAAAGGTCAAACAGACATTCAAACATCCGCCACGTCGCCGGCAGTTCTGGGAAGAAGTGTTACAGGGTCGCATCGCTGAGCTGGTTTATTCGGGGCAGGACAAGGCCGCGGAGAAAGCGCTGCAGGAGAGAATTGATTCTGCCGACGGGAATAAGCCCCGGATCGGCGAGGTATACCTGGTTGGTGGAGGCCCGGGAGACCCCGATTTGCTGACTTTTCGCGCGCTGCGGTTGATGCAGCAGGCGGATGTGGTTGTCTACGACCGGTTGGTGTCGCCAGCCGTGCTGGAGTTGGTGCGGCGCGATGCCGAACGCATTTACGCCGGTAAGGAGCGCGATAATCATGCGCTTCCGCAGGAGGACATCAATCACCTGCTGGTGCGGCTGGCAAAAGAAGGCAAGTGCGTGGTGCGGCTCAAGGGTGGCGACCCCTTCATCTTTGGCCGCGGTGGTGAGGAAATTGACACGCTGGCAGCCGAAGGCATTCCGTTCCAGGTGGTGCCCGGTATCACTGCCGCCGCTGGATGTGCGGCTTACGCCGGTATTCCCCTCACTCACCGCGACTATGCCCAGTCAGTCGTGTTTGTGACCGGGCATTTGCAGGATGGCACCGTCAATCTGAACTGGAAGGCGTTGGTGCAACCGGACCAGACCATCGTCTTTTATATGGGTCTGCATGGCGTTGAATCAATCTGCCGCGAGCTGATCAAACATGGCCTGCCGGCGAACATGCCGGCGGCACTGGTGCAGCAGGGCACCACACGCAATCAGCGGGTGCTGACCGGCGATCTGAGCAGTCTTCCGGAAATCGTGAAGCAGGCCAAGGTCAAACCACCGACGCTGATTATTGTCGGCGAGGTTATCAAGCTGCACGAGAAATTGAAGTGGTTCCATCCGACGCCTGCCAGCGGAGACCAGTGAGGTCAGTTCGTTTTAGAAACAGGATGCCAGACAACGCTTGATTTTGCATCAAGTGGGCGACATGCTTGTCGACGGCGAGGCCGGTGAGAAAGGCTGTGATTTCTTGCTCACCTATTTCGAGGGGGGGGTAACGCTGCGCACCTAGTCGATCTGTTTGGGTGGCTGGAAAGGAGTGGTGTATTTCTGAACCAGTATCGGGTGTGTGTAATATTGAGTGTCTTGTAAAAACATTAGATTACAGACAATGAAAAAGATTATACGCCTCGCTGGTGTCTTTACACCCGAATTTTCGGGTGTCTATTTTTAGTTAGACCTTCCAAACAGGGCGCGCTATGCGAGAAATTTCTCCAGAGGAAGCCAAAGATAAATTCGGCGTTTTCACTCGCCACCACGAACTAGATCTAGGCGGTGAAAAGCGATTTCGCTTATACAAGAATGATGGCACTGGTTACATTCGGACAGATCGCAGTGAGGCGAAAGGTGAATGGCAGGAAGGGCATTGGCACGACAAAATTATGGAGACTTATATCATTCAGTGCGGATGGATCGGTTTTGCCGAGTTAATCGAAGGGGCCTTGAAGGTTCAGGTGCTTAAGGAAGGGGCAATTGTTACGACTAGGCCCGGAATAAGTCACAACGTGTATATGCCTAATGGAGCGGTAATTCATACGGTGAAGCACGGCATAGGAGAAGGCGAAGATCGCATGCCAGATAAGAACATCACTCAAATGACTAAGGGGCTGTCTGAATCAGCAATTCATACTCTTGCCCGGCAAAACAACGGCAGTACTGCACGGGCCGCGACCACCTACTGTGATGAATATCGTCACTTCGACAACCTGATATGGCAGTTGCCTGGCTGGTCTACAGCTGTGTTTCTAGGTGCAGCAGCGATCTTAGGCCAAGCGAATGTCCAGAGCGCCCAGAAATTGATGCCTGGAACAAACCTAATGATATTCGTTGTCGGCTTCTTGGCGATCGTATTCATGTTCTTGTTGGGGTTAACCCAAGTTCTTGTTCGTTTCCGCCGACATCAACGTCCTCTAAAGATATATTCGCGTACACCTTGGTATTCTTCGGCTTCAACATACCTTCAGTTGTTCGTAACCATTCAAGCGTTCTCGGTATTGTTTCTTCTGTTGGTGATCTCAGGGGTTTCAGCGCCCTGGGCAGGGGTAATCTGCGCTGTTATTACTATTGTGCTCTCCATCATACGAGAGCGTGCACTTCGAAGCAGTAACCGTGCCGGGCAGGTCTAAC contains the following coding sequences:
- the serS gene encoding serine--tRNA ligase, with protein sequence MLDPKLLRTNLDEVARQLGRRGYRLDTQALAVLEEKRKKAQVIAQQFQNERNTKSKAIGVAKLKGENSSRLMQEVADIGAALTQSETELEQIQNDINEIVLGIPNIPHASVPDGKDENDNKEIRRWGEPRQFGFTPRDHVDLGAALGMMDFDVATKITGTRFVVMSGALARLHRALIQFMLDLHTREHGYTETYVPYLVNANSLRGTGQLPKFEQDLFALNGEQRYYLIPTAEVPVTNIVRDVIVEAGHMPRKYVCHTPCFRSEAGSYGKDTRGMIRQHQFEKVELVQVVRPQDSYQALEDLTNHAETVLQRLELPYRTVALCTGDMGFSAAKTYDIEVWLPGQKKYREISSCSNFEDFQARRMQARWRNPQTGKPELVHTLNGSALAVGRTLVAILENYQDDKGAIRVPSVLRPYMGAMDKIETAQ
- a CDS encoding glycosyltransferase, encoding MVSRLTSPEATPPPKGLTVDVFIPTYNESANLLRHTLLAATRMEYPHETWLLDDGNRPEMAALAKELGCRYLTRTENINAKAGNLNNALTQSRADFVAVFDADHVPHKDFLNKTLGFFRDEKVSFVQTPQDFYNLDSYQHRRHRRLSYVWTEQSLFFRVIQRGKDYWNAAYFCGSCAVLRRSALESIGGFATGTVTEDLHTSIRLHKKGYKATYYPESLAFGLAPDSVRAFLLQRRRWGQGAMQVWRKEGILFARGLTLPQRLNYLASVLTYFDGWQKAIFYAAPAVVLMTGVMPISALGTDFLLHFIPFYILCFWAYEEAGRGYGGTLLTEQYNMARFATFALATISGFGRHLKFTVTQKVSLEQDKARTVIPQLFVLMLSIAAIIIGAVLWSSQQYLTPGAFWGNVIWASINLGLAGSVVRFTLLRKHRRREYRFPIPLPAFIGKTEEDRVLGLVEDISAAGCRFISENPVTTSRNVNGEIFLPSGRMTFTASISRHEAPVSPAPDRHGKSPEFEKRISRQKLEYGLAFQWKSANDAVQLENFLYGSDLQWRILDLQEGITTPVDWVAGLFTTAKMEKVSGISTGEWLPVIYHQASKGGVQDKFAVLSRTDRTQHTARMIMFEPVPRGSRLEFYIFGQMPRDHVQGKITEVNKLQATTADVYISHVMLDSR
- the bcsS gene encoding cellulose biosynthesis protein BcsS, yielding MKRHDCKYLFVPQTVSSMPFVVAILVSISLPWSNQTHAREWLGLTGLELAEQSNTYAFAGVVAPLDSNTALGQGWVQRYWLDWVKYRFDSGGEEVRARAPGFSASLGYQQSNSTGFWAAYAGAGYRDTTLTPDRPAVEVRGSHSSLQLLAELDSRFAKDWRFAGAVQYSAGPDSYWSRAKFLNKLSTVSFWHGIEFVFQGDPDYKAYKIGLVLDELPVGNGVTANFKVGVNKTKGLNTIGYVGIEFVGIFGNK
- the cysG gene encoding siroheme synthase CysG — protein: MDFFPIFLNLRKRPCVVIGGGEVASRKIFLLLDAGALVTVFSPALGETIRKWSDEGKIKHVAQEFHPEMLEGCVLVIAATDDASVNRQVSEAAKARGIPVNVVDQPDLCTFIMPSIIDRSPITIAVSTGGRSPVLARLIRARLESMIPAGYGRLAGQVTTFREKVKQTFKHPPRRRQFWEEVLQGRIAELVYSGQDKAAEKALQERIDSADGNKPRIGEVYLVGGGPGDPDLLTFRALRLMQQADVVVYDRLVSPAVLELVRRDAERIYAGKERDNHALPQEDINHLLVRLAKEGKCVVRLKGGDPFIFGRGGEEIDTLAAEGIPFQVVPGITAAAGCAAYAGIPLTHRDYAQSVVFVTGHLQDGTVNLNWKALVQPDQTIVFYMGLHGVESICRELIKHGLPANMPAALVQQGTTRNQRVLTGDLSSLPEIVKQAKVKPPTLIIVGEVIKLHEKLKWFHPTPASGDQ